From the Microbacterium sp. W4I4 genome, one window contains:
- a CDS encoding RNA helicase: MTSPAERYAAAQASAQHPQTQKFAARQRFELDPFQVAACNSLESGRSVLVAAPTGAGKTIVGEFAIHLAMQTPGQKAFYTTPMKALSNQKFRELVEVYGADQVGLLTGDTNINGSARVVVMTTEVLRNMLYADSDALSGLRYVVMDEVHYLADRFRGPVWEEVILHLPQAVRLISLSATVSNAEEFGDWLDTVRGDTDVIVSETRPVPLEQHVLVRDDLLPLFDDRAGVATAQVNQELFRIRSFTGSRYEGNRQAQEYISNKHAGRQAQRPHRGGKRPVRASNAQRIERMDRPDVVRLLERANLLPAIFFIFSRVGCDAAVQQVRRAGLRLTTSEERAEIREIVTERTRSLQDEDLDVLGFWEWRDNLERGVAAHHAGMLPAFKEVVEELFRRKLVKAVFATETLALGINMPARTVVLEKMEKFNGEARVAITSGEYTQLTGRAGRRGIDVEGHAVVQWTEGMDPQSVASLASRRTYPLNSSFRPTYNMAVNLIDRFGRTRAREILESSFAQFQADRAVVGLAKKVKDAEESLQGYQNAMQCEHGDFLEYAALRRELSDLEKKNRKDAGGSRIARDKRMKKIQNLRTRMQRHPCHSCPDREAHARWSERYFSLKRDTDRIRRQIETRTGTVARIFDRVIDVLQVVDYLDGSGDDLSLTEAGRTMRRIYGDRDLLVAESLRQGLWRTLDAPSLAAMASCLVYEPRRDEQNTGERGLPRGAFRIAYDATTRLWAELDDIEHDYSLPRTEPLAPGLAAAMHSWARGGSLDRVLIDADMAAGDFVRWAKQTIDLLDQLSIVAEDGDLARTARRALDGVRRGIVAYAAV; encoded by the coding sequence ATGACTTCTCCCGCTGAGCGCTATGCGGCGGCGCAGGCGTCGGCTCAGCATCCCCAGACGCAGAAGTTCGCGGCCCGACAGCGCTTCGAACTGGACCCGTTCCAGGTGGCGGCCTGCAATTCCCTGGAGAGTGGGCGCAGTGTGCTCGTGGCCGCGCCCACCGGGGCGGGCAAGACCATCGTCGGCGAGTTCGCGATCCACCTCGCCATGCAGACGCCGGGGCAGAAGGCGTTCTACACGACGCCGATGAAGGCACTGTCGAACCAGAAGTTCCGTGAGCTCGTCGAGGTGTACGGAGCGGATCAGGTCGGACTGCTCACCGGCGACACCAACATCAACGGCAGTGCTCGCGTGGTGGTCATGACCACCGAGGTGCTGCGCAACATGCTCTACGCCGATTCCGACGCGCTGAGCGGGCTGCGCTACGTCGTCATGGACGAGGTGCACTACCTGGCCGATCGGTTCCGCGGTCCTGTCTGGGAAGAGGTGATCCTGCACCTGCCGCAGGCCGTGCGGCTCATCTCGCTCAGCGCGACGGTCTCGAACGCCGAGGAGTTCGGCGACTGGCTCGACACGGTTCGTGGCGACACCGATGTCATCGTCTCCGAGACGCGGCCCGTTCCGCTGGAGCAGCACGTCCTGGTGCGCGACGACCTGCTGCCGCTCTTCGATGACCGAGCCGGAGTCGCCACGGCACAGGTGAACCAGGAGCTGTTCCGCATCCGCTCGTTCACCGGCTCACGGTACGAAGGCAACCGGCAGGCGCAGGAGTACATCAGCAACAAGCATGCGGGCCGTCAGGCCCAGCGACCGCATCGCGGGGGCAAGCGGCCCGTGCGGGCGTCGAATGCACAGCGCATCGAGCGCATGGACCGGCCTGACGTCGTTCGGCTGCTGGAGCGGGCGAATCTGCTGCCCGCGATCTTCTTCATCTTCAGTCGAGTCGGCTGCGATGCCGCCGTGCAGCAGGTGCGCCGGGCGGGCCTTCGCCTGACCACGAGTGAGGAGCGCGCCGAGATCCGCGAGATCGTCACGGAGCGCACGCGGTCGCTGCAGGACGAGGATCTCGACGTCCTGGGGTTCTGGGAGTGGCGCGACAACCTCGAGCGCGGCGTCGCCGCGCACCACGCCGGAATGCTCCCCGCCTTCAAGGAAGTCGTGGAGGAGCTGTTCCGACGCAAGCTCGTCAAGGCGGTCTTCGCCACCGAGACGCTCGCACTCGGCATCAACATGCCGGCGCGCACCGTCGTGCTGGAGAAGATGGAGAAGTTCAACGGCGAGGCGCGCGTCGCCATCACGTCAGGGGAGTACACCCAGCTCACGGGGCGCGCCGGACGGCGCGGCATCGACGTGGAGGGCCACGCCGTCGTCCAGTGGACGGAGGGCATGGACCCGCAGTCCGTGGCATCCCTGGCATCCCGCCGCACCTATCCGCTGAATTCGAGCTTCCGCCCGACCTACAACATGGCGGTCAATCTGATCGACAGGTTCGGCCGCACCCGTGCGCGCGAGATCCTGGAGTCGTCGTTCGCGCAATTCCAGGCCGACCGCGCCGTCGTCGGTCTGGCGAAGAAGGTCAAGGATGCCGAGGAGTCGCTGCAGGGCTATCAGAACGCCATGCAGTGCGAGCACGGCGACTTCCTGGAGTATGCGGCCCTGCGCCGCGAGCTCAGCGACTTGGAGAAGAAGAACCGCAAGGATGCCGGTGGGTCCCGCATCGCCCGCGACAAGCGGATGAAGAAGATACAGAACCTCCGCACACGCATGCAGCGTCACCCCTGCCACAGCTGCCCCGACCGTGAGGCGCACGCCCGCTGGTCGGAGCGGTACTTCAGCCTCAAACGCGACACGGATCGCATCCGCCGACAGATCGAGACCCGCACCGGCACGGTGGCGCGCATCTTCGACCGGGTGATCGACGTGCTCCAGGTCGTCGACTACCTCGACGGTTCAGGTGACGATCTCAGCCTCACCGAGGCGGGGCGCACCATGCGCCGCATCTACGGCGACCGCGACCTTCTCGTGGCCGAGTCGCTGCGCCAGGGCCTGTGGCGCACCCTGGACGCACCGTCGCTGGCGGCGATGGCCAGCTGCCTGGTGTACGAGCCGCGCCGCGATGAGCAGAACACGGGGGAGCGGGGGCTGCCGCGTGGCGCCTTCCGCATCGCTTACGACGCCACGACCCGGCTGTGGGCCGAGTTGGACGACATCGAGCACGACTACTCGCTGCCGCGCACCGAGCCGCTGGCGCCGGGCCTGGCCGCCGCGATGCACTCCTGGGCCCGAGGCGGGTCCCTGGATCGCGTTCTGATCGACGCGGACATGGCCGCCGGTGACTTCGTGCGCTGGGCGAAGCAGACCATCGACCTGCTGGACCAGCTCTCCATCGTCGCCGAGGACGGCGATCTTGCCCGCACGGCGCGACGTGCCCTGGACGGCGTGCGGCGCGGGATCGTCGCCTACGCAGCGGTGTGA
- the lnt gene encoding apolipoprotein N-acyltransferase has translation MKESVASARPLVPLWAAAWMSAVAGLLMNLAFPAAAIWPLALVAVALVLVSLEGRKTWGAVLVGSVYGIVLFSLLVSWTARYLGPVPWIALSVLEAALTGVSLMLVALAYRWLPRVWPKARAVLLPAIVAALWTVHELFLGNWPYGGFPWARLGMTQSEGPFAPVASWVGVSGLSFLMVFVVALSIEAVRLRTWRRPIRLAPLVVTVLVMLFVPLFPTTDAGGMRIAAVQGNGTTGYFDERVDYGVIDAQMAATEKLEGEKVDLVVWPEGGVDYDPFQDPSTARRLTRVVSSVDAPLLANTATKRGEKYFNTSFLWTSDGTAEQLHDKRHPVPFGEYVPDRAFFYALAPDLIGLIGREYTPGRNAPLVKVGDVGVGLAICFDVIYDEVIREGVQDGAQVLVFQTNNADFRGTAENLQQLSFARMRAIETGRSVVNVSTVGTSQVIRPDGTTVASLNADEAGALLEDVELRSGLTAGVLLGPWVQLLLLVTGPGALVAAGLMARRRR, from the coding sequence GTGAAGGAATCCGTCGCATCTGCGCGCCCGCTCGTGCCGCTGTGGGCTGCGGCATGGATGTCGGCGGTCGCCGGCCTGCTGATGAACCTGGCGTTCCCCGCCGCTGCGATCTGGCCTCTGGCGCTCGTGGCCGTCGCACTGGTCCTCGTCTCGCTGGAGGGACGGAAGACATGGGGTGCGGTGCTGGTCGGCTCCGTCTACGGGATCGTGCTCTTCTCGCTCCTGGTGTCGTGGACGGCCCGCTATCTCGGACCGGTGCCCTGGATCGCGCTCAGCGTGCTCGAGGCCGCCCTGACCGGCGTCTCCCTGATGCTGGTCGCGCTGGCATACCGCTGGCTGCCTCGTGTGTGGCCGAAGGCGAGGGCGGTGCTGCTGCCGGCGATCGTCGCGGCACTCTGGACCGTGCACGAGCTCTTCCTGGGCAACTGGCCGTACGGCGGGTTCCCATGGGCGAGGCTCGGCATGACCCAGTCGGAGGGCCCTTTCGCTCCCGTGGCATCCTGGGTGGGCGTGAGCGGGCTGAGCTTCCTTATGGTCTTCGTCGTGGCACTCTCCATCGAGGCGGTGCGACTGCGCACCTGGCGTCGCCCCATTCGACTCGCGCCCCTTGTCGTGACCGTGCTCGTGATGCTGTTCGTGCCGCTGTTCCCGACGACGGATGCCGGCGGGATGAGGATCGCGGCGGTTCAGGGCAACGGCACGACAGGGTACTTCGACGAGCGCGTGGACTACGGCGTGATCGATGCGCAGATGGCGGCGACCGAGAAGCTCGAGGGCGAGAAGGTCGACCTGGTGGTCTGGCCCGAGGGCGGGGTGGACTACGACCCCTTCCAGGACCCCTCCACCGCGCGCCGATTGACGCGCGTGGTCAGCTCGGTGGACGCGCCGCTGCTCGCCAACACGGCGACGAAACGCGGTGAGAAGTATTTCAACACGTCGTTCCTGTGGACGTCCGACGGCACAGCCGAGCAGCTGCACGACAAGCGGCACCCGGTGCCGTTCGGGGAGTACGTGCCCGACCGCGCATTCTTCTACGCCCTGGCGCCCGACCTGATCGGACTGATCGGCCGTGAGTACACGCCGGGCAGGAACGCCCCGCTCGTGAAGGTCGGAGATGTGGGCGTGGGTCTGGCGATCTGCTTCGACGTCATCTACGACGAGGTGATCCGCGAGGGTGTGCAGGACGGTGCGCAGGTGCTGGTCTTCCAGACCAACAACGCCGACTTCCGGGGTACCGCGGAGAATCTGCAGCAGCTCTCCTTCGCGCGGATGCGCGCGATCGAGACGGGCCGAAGCGTCGTGAACGTCTCCACGGTGGGCACCAGCCAAGTCATCCGACCCGATGGCACGACCGTCGCGAGTCTGAACGCAGATGAGGCCGGAGCGCTGCTCGAAGATGTCGAACTGCGTTCCGGCCTCACGGCGGGTGTCCTGCTGGGCCCGTGGGTGCAGCTCCTGCTGCTGGTCACCGGACCCGGAGCGCTGGTCGCCGCCGGCCTGATGGCGCGGCGGCGACGCTGA
- a CDS encoding twin-arginine translocase TatA/TatE family subunit gives MGNLFAGPHLWIILIIILLLFGAAKLPALAKSIGQSARVFKGEMKAMKSDDDTDATAADGTTATSTGTAAPAAGTAASTAERPADQDTPPRAS, from the coding sequence ATGGGCAATCTCTTCGCAGGCCCGCACCTGTGGATCATTCTGATCATCATCCTGCTTCTGTTCGGCGCGGCGAAGCTGCCTGCGCTGGCGAAGAGCATCGGCCAGTCCGCTCGCGTCTTCAAGGGCGAGATGAAGGCCATGAAGAGCGACGACGACACGGATGCCACCGCAGCAGACGGCACCACGGCGACGTCCACCGGCACTGCGGCCCCGGCGGCCGGAACCGCGGCCTCCACGGCTGAGCGTCCTGCCGATCAGGACACACCGCCTCGCGCCTCCTAG
- the tatC gene encoding twin-arginine translocase subunit TatC: protein MTELSVDAPSDEGKRDRRMSLGEHLREARRRLIIAVIGLAAGMIIAFIITDPVIKFITLPIDMINEQRGADFAELMFTKITSGFNLRIRMALSIGLLLSAPVWLWQIWAFIMPGLTKKEIKYTVAFVGAAVPLFFTGGYVAVMVAPHVIEVMSNFVPDAGKNFLDSDYYYDFIIKFILVIGVSFVLPVFMVALNLAGVITGRAMLKGWRIAVLVAALFAAIATPAADITSMFLLGGILIVLYFAAAFVSLFFDRRKRKKRIASGLDPDQLAA from the coding sequence GTGACGGAACTGAGCGTCGACGCGCCCTCTGATGAAGGGAAGCGCGATCGGCGGATGTCGCTGGGCGAGCACCTTCGCGAGGCTCGTCGTCGCCTGATCATCGCGGTGATCGGTCTCGCTGCGGGCATGATCATCGCGTTCATCATCACGGATCCGGTGATCAAATTCATCACGCTTCCGATCGACATGATCAATGAGCAGCGCGGTGCCGACTTCGCTGAGCTGATGTTCACGAAGATCACGTCCGGATTCAACCTGCGGATCCGGATGGCGCTGTCGATCGGTCTTCTGCTGTCCGCACCCGTGTGGCTCTGGCAGATCTGGGCGTTCATCATGCCCGGTCTGACCAAGAAGGAGATCAAGTACACCGTCGCCTTCGTCGGCGCGGCGGTCCCGCTGTTCTTCACCGGCGGATATGTCGCCGTGATGGTCGCCCCGCACGTGATCGAGGTGATGTCGAACTTCGTCCCGGATGCCGGGAAGAACTTCCTCGACTCGGACTACTACTACGACTTCATCATCAAGTTCATCCTGGTGATCGGCGTCTCGTTCGTACTGCCGGTCTTCATGGTGGCGCTGAACCTGGCCGGTGTGATCACGGGGCGGGCCATGCTGAAGGGGTGGCGTATCGCCGTGCTGGTCGCCGCGCTGTTCGCCGCCATCGCAACGCCCGCGGCAGACATCACCTCCATGTTCCTGCTCGGCGGCATCCTGATCGTGCTGTACTTCGCGGCGGCCTTCGTGTCGCTCTTCTTCGATCGACGCAAGCGGAAGAAGCGGATCGCCTCGGGTCTCGACCCCGACCAGCTCGCCGCATGA
- a CDS encoding RNA polymerase-binding protein RbpA: MADRSLRGIRLGAQSLQSEEGVVFMERRSTTYKCESCGHETTLMFSAEAEPPQTWECRACGAEAVLQVDGASVKLEESDQKAARTHWDMLLERRSRDELEELLEDRLAYVRARRGSGDDPTRERIGA; this comes from the coding sequence ATGGCAGATCGCAGCCTTCGCGGCATCCGGCTGGGTGCCCAGAGCCTTCAGAGCGAAGAGGGAGTCGTGTTCATGGAACGCCGCTCCACGACGTACAAGTGCGAGTCGTGCGGCCACGAGACGACCCTGATGTTCTCGGCCGAGGCCGAGCCGCCGCAGACCTGGGAGTGCCGCGCATGCGGTGCCGAGGCCGTGCTGCAGGTCGACGGCGCCTCGGTGAAGCTCGAGGAGAGCGACCAGAAGGCCGCCCGCACCCACTGGGACATGCTCCTGGAACGCCGCAGCAGGGACGAGCTCGAGGAGCTCCTCGAGGACCGTCTCGCATACGTGCGCGCACGTCGTGGGTCGGGAGACGACCCCACTCGCGAGCGCATCGGCGCCTGA
- a CDS encoding glycerophosphodiester phosphodiesterase family protein, whose protein sequence is MTHPFFSGTRHPRVLAHRGLVPDGDTSLWENTAGAFAAAQAAGAEYIETDCQLSSDGDVVLFHDDSIERLTGDPRLVSSMRTRELEGLFADHGGLLTVADALDAFPESRFNIDVKTAAAVDPIGRLLAPHTHRVLVTSFSDRTRLAALDSIRRAGAPTPPATSGGSRTILALRALSAMRLSPARVLRDIDAVQIPERHAGIRILTPHLLRAAHAHGVEVHVWTVNEPDVMRRLIDSGVDGVVTDRADLALKAI, encoded by the coding sequence GTGACGCACCCGTTCTTCTCCGGAACACGACACCCGCGAGTCCTCGCCCACCGCGGCCTCGTGCCCGACGGCGACACGTCGCTGTGGGAGAACACGGCGGGTGCGTTCGCCGCGGCCCAGGCGGCGGGCGCCGAGTACATCGAGACGGACTGCCAGCTCTCCTCCGACGGCGACGTCGTGCTGTTCCACGACGACTCGATCGAACGGCTCACTGGCGACCCGCGGCTCGTATCCTCGATGCGCACCCGAGAGCTGGAGGGCCTGTTCGCCGATCACGGCGGACTGCTGACCGTGGCAGACGCGCTGGACGCCTTCCCGGAGAGCCGGTTCAACATCGATGTGAAGACCGCAGCCGCGGTCGATCCCATCGGTCGTCTTCTCGCTCCGCACACGCACCGGGTCCTGGTCACCAGCTTCTCCGACCGCACCCGGCTCGCCGCCCTGGACTCGATCAGGCGCGCCGGCGCGCCGACACCGCCCGCCACGTCCGGCGGCAGCCGCACGATCCTCGCGCTGCGCGCTCTCTCCGCGATGCGCCTCTCCCCCGCACGTGTCCTGCGCGACATCGACGCTGTGCAGATCCCGGAGCGTCATGCCGGAATCCGGATCCTCACGCCTCACCTGCTGCGCGCGGCGCACGCTCACGGCGTCGAGGTGCACGTCTGGACGGTCAACGAGCCCGACGTGATGCGGCGGCTCATCGACAGCGGCGTGGATGGCGTCGTCACCGACCGCGCGGATCTCGCCCTGAAGGCCATCTGA
- a CDS encoding YafY family protein produces MNAASAPLLAGDRVRLYLTLVPYLLERGQVTLDEAANEFGVTPREMRSMVEKLTVIGLPGDSGYWQLPQEMFDIDWDLLDEHDIIEITNDVALRRVPRFTAREAAALLAGLQMVAAVPAVADSGLVSGLIAKLSRGSADAPPDLVVAPVTVSEVQKVVSRALHDGVAVAFRYQAPDAEPTTRTVDPAQILITNGQWYLQGWCHLRKAMRTFHLDRVSDARLTDIAITHADAALPAEFGSQAGSGHVIMRLPERLIPLLGAFAHEEIARQDGEVTLQIGMADPRGIKRIAARFGGALEVLEPVIARSATRDWAAAGLELYGGPHAPDARVD; encoded by the coding sequence ATGAATGCGGCATCCGCTCCGCTGCTCGCCGGCGACCGAGTGCGCCTGTACCTGACCCTTGTGCCCTATCTGCTCGAGCGCGGGCAGGTCACGCTGGACGAGGCCGCGAACGAGTTCGGCGTGACGCCGCGAGAGATGCGCTCGATGGTCGAGAAGCTCACGGTCATCGGGCTGCCCGGCGACTCCGGCTACTGGCAGCTGCCTCAGGAGATGTTCGACATCGACTGGGATCTGCTCGACGAGCACGACATCATCGAGATCACGAACGACGTCGCGCTGCGGCGCGTGCCGCGGTTCACGGCACGGGAGGCCGCTGCACTGCTGGCGGGTCTGCAGATGGTCGCAGCGGTTCCCGCGGTCGCGGACTCCGGACTCGTCTCAGGACTCATCGCGAAGCTCTCACGCGGATCCGCCGACGCGCCACCCGACCTGGTCGTCGCCCCGGTGACGGTCAGCGAGGTGCAGAAGGTGGTGTCGCGGGCGCTGCACGACGGCGTCGCCGTCGCGTTCCGCTATCAGGCGCCGGACGCCGAGCCCACCACGCGCACGGTCGATCCGGCGCAGATCCTGATCACGAACGGGCAGTGGTACCTGCAGGGCTGGTGCCATCTGCGCAAGGCGATGCGCACCTTCCATCTCGATCGGGTCAGCGACGCCCGCCTGACCGACATCGCCATCACGCACGCCGATGCGGCCCTGCCCGCGGAGTTCGGCTCGCAGGCCGGGTCAGGGCACGTCATCATGCGGCTTCCGGAACGTCTGATTCCGCTGCTCGGTGCCTTCGCGCACGAGGAGATCGCGCGTCAGGACGGCGAGGTGACGCTGCAGATCGGGATGGCGGATCCCCGCGGAATCAAGCGGATCGCGGCGAGGTTCGGCGGAGCGCTCGAGGTGCTCGAACCGGTCATCGCCCGGTCCGCCACACGCGACTGGGCAGCGGCCGGACTCGAGCTGTACGGTGGACCACATGCGCCCGATGCGCGGGTAGACTGA
- a CDS encoding SPFH domain-containing protein, which yields MDDSSFLPAAIAWILAIAVIIFVLVTLARSIRIIPQATAGVVERLGRYHKTLAPGLNLLIPFIDRLRPLIDMREQVVSFPPQPVITEDNLVVSIDTVVYFQVTDARAATYEIANYLGAVEQLTTTTLRNVVGGLNLEEALTSRDEINGQLRVVLDEATGKWGIRVSRVELKAIDPPLSIQDSMEKQMRAERDRRAAILTAEGSKQSQILEAEGQRQAAILKAEGDKQAAVLRAQGEAEAIQNVFASIHEGRPDDKLLAYQYLQMLPKISESASSKLWIIPSELTEALKGIGTAFTPRQGPPAGDSQPGA from the coding sequence ATGGACGATTCCTCGTTCCTCCCCGCCGCGATCGCCTGGATCCTGGCGATCGCCGTCATCATCTTCGTGCTGGTGACGCTGGCGCGGTCGATTCGCATCATTCCGCAGGCCACGGCCGGCGTGGTCGAGCGTCTCGGCCGGTATCACAAGACGCTCGCGCCCGGACTGAACCTGCTGATCCCGTTCATCGATCGTCTGCGGCCGTTGATCGACATGCGCGAGCAGGTCGTCTCCTTCCCGCCGCAGCCCGTGATCACGGAGGACAACCTGGTCGTCTCGATCGACACGGTCGTCTACTTCCAGGTCACGGACGCCCGGGCTGCGACCTACGAGATCGCCAACTACCTCGGAGCCGTCGAGCAGCTCACCACGACCACGCTGCGCAACGTCGTGGGTGGGCTCAACCTCGAAGAGGCCCTCACCAGCCGTGACGAGATCAACGGCCAGCTGCGCGTGGTGCTCGATGAGGCCACCGGCAAGTGGGGCATCCGCGTCTCCCGTGTGGAGCTGAAGGCGATCGACCCGCCCCTCTCCATCCAGGACTCGATGGAGAAGCAGATGCGTGCGGAGCGTGACAGGCGCGCCGCCATCCTCACGGCGGAAGGATCCAAGCAGTCCCAGATCCTCGAGGCGGAAGGCCAGCGTCAGGCGGCCATCCTCAAGGCCGAGGGCGACAAGCAGGCGGCTGTCCTGCGCGCACAGGGTGAGGCCGAGGCCATCCAGAACGTGTTCGCCTCGATCCACGAGGGCCGGCCCGACGACAAGCTGCTCGCCTACCAATACCTGCAGATGCTGCCGAAGATCAGCGAGAGCGCGTCGAGCAAGCTGTGGATCATCCCCAGTGAGCTCACCGAGGCGCTCAAGGGCATCGGCACCGCCTTCACTCCCCGTCAGGGCCCGCCCGCCGGCGACTCGCAGCCCGGCGCGTGA
- a CDS encoding YafY family protein: MTRAQIPPEERLTNLVVALMATEIGLTKQQILENVSGYRQRSAAGVKADALEKMFERDKDELRALGMPVETIGDPTDPQDLREARYRIPQADYDLPADIEFSDAELAVLRLAGSVWSSESVSSDAQAGVRKIRALGIDGDEPIIGFAPRIAVRDPAFPAIQEGIERNRVIVFDYLKPGEASSTRRRVQPLALVEYEARWHLFGVDVDAEGERTFLLSRIISDVKVTGQTFDPALRDGAADRALSGLTAVAASQSALLEVTPGTEAALRLGRRSTPAVQGMRVPYVDRHIFADELATYGPEVRVVEPDDLRDSVIERLQGIVAAHSEEEHA; encoded by the coding sequence ATGACCCGAGCTCAGATCCCGCCGGAGGAACGCCTGACGAATCTCGTCGTGGCGCTGATGGCCACGGAGATCGGGCTGACCAAGCAGCAGATTCTCGAGAACGTCTCCGGCTATCGCCAGCGCAGCGCCGCCGGCGTCAAAGCGGACGCTCTGGAGAAGATGTTCGAGCGCGACAAGGACGAGCTGCGCGCGCTCGGGATGCCGGTGGAGACGATCGGCGATCCGACCGATCCGCAGGATCTGCGCGAGGCCCGCTATCGCATCCCGCAGGCCGACTACGACCTCCCTGCGGACATCGAATTCAGTGACGCGGAGCTCGCCGTCCTGCGTCTGGCAGGGAGCGTCTGGAGCAGCGAGTCGGTCTCGTCCGATGCGCAGGCCGGGGTGCGCAAGATCCGCGCGCTGGGCATCGACGGCGACGAGCCGATCATCGGCTTCGCCCCGCGCATCGCCGTGCGCGATCCCGCGTTCCCCGCGATCCAGGAGGGAATCGAACGCAACAGGGTGATCGTGTTCGACTACCTGAAGCCGGGGGAGGCCTCGTCGACGCGCCGTCGGGTCCAGCCGCTCGCGCTCGTCGAGTACGAGGCGCGCTGGCACCTTTTCGGGGTGGATGTGGATGCCGAGGGTGAGCGCACCTTCCTGCTGAGTCGCATCATCAGTGATGTGAAGGTGACCGGACAGACCTTCGATCCCGCACTGCGCGACGGCGCGGCCGATCGGGCGCTGTCGGGCCTCACCGCTGTCGCCGCATCGCAGAGTGCGCTGCTGGAGGTCACCCCGGGCACGGAGGCCGCACTGCGTCTCGGCCGGAGATCGACCCCGGCTGTCCAGGGCATGCGCGTGCCGTACGTGGATCGGCACATCTTCGCCGACGAGCTGGCGACGTACGGGCCCGAGGTGCGGGTGGTGGAGCCCGATGACCTGCGCGACAGCGTGATCGAGCGCCTGCAGGGCATCGTGGCCGCGCACTCCGAGGAGGAGCACGCATGA
- a CDS encoding peptidylprolyl isomerase has translation MRKTTAALSALALSALVLTGCSAASGSNAAGCVRDDSAALQMAVKATGDIGAPKVSLTSPVPTSHVIYDDLIVGDGPAVRESGQDVVGAMTLLSGTTGQVLQSGAVIWSPKKMDELLGGGGAALTCATQGSRVAFAIPAADLPEGMAEQAGLDAQGSLVGSIDIQEVLLPKAEGRDVFNDARGLPTVVRAADGQPGIIIPDTSAPKKAVTQTLIAGHGAKVDDGTAMFNYTAVAWADRTVTGSSWGSGVVYDATTLPKPVMEEVAKATVGSQLLVVVPGEKGAATAYVVDVLGIVPPELAQG, from the coding sequence GTGCGTAAAACGACCGCAGCCCTCTCGGCTCTCGCCCTGTCCGCTCTCGTCCTGACCGGATGCTCGGCGGCGTCCGGGTCGAACGCCGCCGGATGCGTCCGTGACGACTCCGCGGCTCTGCAGATGGCGGTCAAGGCGACCGGCGACATCGGCGCACCGAAGGTGTCCCTCACCTCGCCCGTCCCCACGTCGCACGTGATCTACGACGACCTCATCGTCGGCGACGGCCCCGCCGTTCGCGAGTCCGGGCAGGATGTCGTGGGCGCGATGACGCTGCTCAGCGGAACGACCGGACAGGTTCTGCAGTCCGGTGCGGTGATCTGGTCGCCGAAGAAGATGGACGAGCTGCTGGGCGGCGGCGGTGCCGCGCTCACGTGCGCCACCCAGGGATCGCGCGTCGCGTTCGCCATCCCCGCCGCTGATCTGCCCGAGGGCATGGCCGAGCAGGCCGGCCTGGATGCGCAGGGCAGTCTGGTCGGCTCCATCGACATCCAGGAAGTGCTCCTGCCCAAGGCCGAGGGCCGCGATGTCTTCAACGACGCGCGCGGCCTGCCGACGGTGGTGCGTGCGGCCGACGGCCAGCCGGGGATCATCATCCCCGACACCAGCGCGCCGAAGAAGGCCGTGACCCAGACGCTCATCGCCGGTCACGGCGCGAAGGTCGACGACGGCACGGCGATGTTCAACTACACGGCGGTCGCCTGGGCGGACCGCACGGTCACCGGCTCGTCCTGGGGCTCGGGCGTCGTGTACGACGCGACCACTCTGCCGAAGCCCGTCATGGAGGAGGTCGCCAAGGCGACCGTCGGCTCGCAACTGCTCGTCGTCGTCCCCGGCGAGAAGGGCGCCGCCACCGCCTACGTGGTCGACGTGCTGGGCATCGTTCCGCCGGAACTGGCTCAGGGATGA